From one Bacteroidales bacterium genomic stretch:
- a CDS encoding T9SS type A sorting domain-containing protein, with protein MKRILLSIILLFGATMFVHAQTFVDFEDGTTGPLTIHVMGCGEWDNDALHPVTETFMVIDNPDPAGINTSSKVMKFIRRGTEDGGMPWGGFWASCDPNADISVNKYVHVKVWKPRISPLKFKLEGGSAGTLETASMYAQTITGGWEDIVFDFTSKDGTYPTLALMPDFEDPLTATGVQEIYFDDIIFSDDPNPIGGSAPLMVTFEDGTAGALTLHVMGCGDWDNEALHPVSETFMVVDNPDADGINTSSKVMKFLRRGTDEGGLPWGGFWANCDPKNDITGNKYCHVKVWKPRISPLKFKIEGGSSGNLEIVSMNAQTLTGEWEDIVFDFTSKDGEYPVVAFMPDFEDPLTAGAVQEIYFDDIIFNNNPNPIRLPVPLMVDFEDGTAGALTLHVMGCGDYDNADLHPVSETFSIIDNPDPTGINTSSKVMQFTRRGTTNGGLPWGGFWANVDPQNDITDNKYCHVKVWKSRLSPIKFKIEGGPGGNLEIASTNTQDLTDQWQDMVFDFSTMASGAYPVVAFMPDFEDPLSITDDILIYFDDIIFNNDPNPHGTGIGKHNTIDVSIYPNPCNTYVNLSNNTELRRVEFRNVTGQVVISMEDVPAGQTIISTTGLINGIYIITVEDHSGSVGFSKVIVY; from the coding sequence ATGAAAAGAATCTTACTATCAATCATTTTATTGTTCGGAGCAACGATGTTCGTGCATGCACAAACATTCGTCGACTTTGAAGATGGCACTACCGGACCTCTCACCATTCACGTCATGGGATGCGGAGAATGGGATAACGATGCTTTACATCCGGTCACAGAAACCTTTATGGTCATTGATAACCCTGATCCTGCAGGAATCAATACCAGCAGCAAGGTCATGAAATTCATCCGCCGCGGAACCGAAGATGGCGGAATGCCATGGGGGGGCTTCTGGGCATCCTGTGACCCGAATGCGGATATTTCCGTCAATAAATACGTTCATGTGAAAGTCTGGAAACCCCGCATCAGCCCGCTGAAATTTAAACTGGAGGGAGGCTCGGCCGGCACACTTGAAACGGCCAGTATGTACGCTCAAACCATCACTGGCGGCTGGGAAGATATTGTATTCGATTTCACATCGAAGGACGGTACGTATCCGACCCTGGCTTTAATGCCTGATTTCGAAGATCCATTGACAGCCACGGGAGTACAGGAAATTTATTTCGACGACATTATCTTCAGCGATGATCCCAATCCCATCGGAGGAAGTGCTCCCCTGATGGTTACTTTTGAAGACGGGACCGCTGGTGCACTCACGCTTCACGTGATGGGTTGCGGTGACTGGGATAATGAAGCCCTGCACCCTGTTTCTGAAACGTTCATGGTGGTTGACAATCCTGACGCCGACGGCATCAATACCAGTTCCAAAGTTATGAAATTCCTTCGCCGTGGAACTGACGAAGGCGGTCTCCCCTGGGGTGGGTTCTGGGCTAACTGTGACCCCAAAAATGATATCACCGGCAATAAATATTGCCATGTGAAAGTCTGGAAACCCAGGATCAGCCCGCTTAAATTCAAAATCGAAGGCGGATCTTCCGGTAACCTGGAAATAGTCAGCATGAATGCACAGACACTTACCGGCGAATGGGAAGACATCGTATTCGATTTCACTTCCAAGGACGGTGAATATCCGGTTGTGGCCTTCATGCCCGATTTTGAAGATCCGCTGACAGCCGGTGCCGTACAGGAAATTTATTTTGATGATATTATTTTCAATAATAATCCGAATCCAATCAGACTTCCTGTTCCGCTCATGGTCGATTTCGAGGATGGAACTGCCGGTGCACTCACACTGCACGTGATGGGATGCGGTGACTATGACAATGCGGATCTCCATCCGGTATCCGAGACCTTTTCCATTATCGATAATCCGGATCCAACCGGAATCAACACCAGCAGTAAGGTCATGCAGTTCACACGCCGTGGCACAACCAATGGCGGCCTGCCATGGGGTGGTTTCTGGGCCAATGTGGATCCCCAAAACGATATCACAGATAATAAGTATTGCCATGTGAAAGTCTGGAAATCCCGGCTCAGCCCTATTAAATTCAAAATCGAAGGCGGACCCGGCGGAAATCTGGAAATTGCAAGCACCAATACGCAGGATCTCACCGATCAATGGCAGGATATGGTATTTGATTTCTCAACGATGGCAAGTGGTGCATACCCTGTTGTGGCTTTTATGCCCGATTTTGAAGATCCGTTGTCCATCACCGATGATATTCTCATTTATTTTGACGATATTATCTTCAACAATGACCCAAATCCCCATGGCACGGGCATTGGAAAACACAATACGATCGATGTGTCCATCTATCCGAATCCATGCAATACCTATGTCAACCTGTCCAACAATACGGAACTGAGAAGGGTCGAATTCCGTAACGTCACAGGCCAGGTGGTCATCTCAATGGAGGATGTACCGGCCGGTCAGACCATCATCAGCACCACAGGCCTGATCAACGGAATCTATATCATCACAGTTGAGGATCATTCGGGAAGCGTCGGTTTCAGTAAAGTGATTGTATACTAA
- a CDS encoding type II toxin-antitoxin system RelE/ParE family toxin: MKIIQSGLFERKVKKLNDRQKAQLDDAIRNILRNPFTGEQKKGDLRMVLIYKFHINKTLYLLAYSYTPELLELIMFGPHENYYSELKRYLKRR, translated from the coding sequence ATGAAAATCATTCAATCAGGTTTATTTGAAAGAAAGGTCAAGAAACTGAATGATCGTCAGAAAGCTCAGCTGGATGATGCCATCAGGAATATTCTTAGAAATCCTTTTACAGGAGAACAAAAAAAAGGAGACCTCAGAATGGTCCTTATTTATAAATTTCATATTAATAAGACGTTATATCTGTTAGCTTACAGCTATACTCCTGAATTATTAGAACTGATCATGTTTGGTCCCCATGAGAACTATTATTCTGAACTGAAACGTTACTTAAAAAGAAGATGA
- a CDS encoding FISUMP domain-containing protein, with translation MIGLRRVPLVIFLFTGLITAGQNQAVDLTFTAVDNLKYVMLDSVKVINRTQGIQTMVYWPDTSITVEINAGDLMLCIGFTTVHYVEIPEAGQEIQSFQLYQNFPNPADFQTDIRMYLPEKGRVVVRLSDLQGRTVLSSSWQLAQGSHSFSLIPGQYSFLVLTASWNGIHRSIKIISTGHSFGNRCVLDYRGSSPEKAAIEKSSSQKERGKVLESGILDTPDTDKSYTFQFAQGIPCPGTPTIEYQGQTYGTIQVFSQCWMRENLNIGSMILSDGPGQLQTDNGVIEKYCWINEPFYCSLYGGLYEWDEAIQYVPGEGTQGICPEGWHIPSDEEWKLLEGSADSEYPLGDPQWDLDGIRGTDAGGSLKEEGYTHWENPNTGATNASGFDGLPASCREADIHGYFGMQGEYGFFWTSTQYDAEYAWMHHLDYSYAGSGRGYHYKPDGNSVRCLRDVIYLPYSLDLTFTAVNNSSHILMDSIVVMNRTRGQEITLLWPDTVLILQTELPYSIGDELLYIGYSNAMESGKYGKPQVSEEVTFQFATNIPCPGTQTVYCDGRFYNTVQIFNQCWLKESLNAGTMISGSQDMTDNGLTEKYCYNNDTYYCSQHGGLYTWDEMMQYEDQEGARGICPPDWHIPSDDEWKLLEGGSDNMFTIGDPEWDSVSYRGFDAGMNLKTTTGWVAQGNGTDLYGFAGYPGGSHSNDGTFSGLGSDGHWMTSSAVSDDHAWLRTLGYLESKSCREHGFRENAFNVRCIRNDVYNETFTLTFTAINDTEYVQLDQIKISNLSQDGSKVLTWPDTTLLLEYELPYKPGDELLLVGYAGAQESGIILQHDIADTVVFQFAAGIPCPGMPTVLYGSQIYNTVQIFNQCWFKENLNYGLMVLGSLDMTDNGFVEKYCYDNNPAYCDLYGGLYQWDEVMQYTLKEGARGICPLNWHIPTDDDWMILSGATDSQYSIGSQIWNNSVAGFDVGTNLKTIAGWINNGNGTDLYGFSGLPGGYNITPLYEFYFMGDLGHWWTSVGSYYSAMFRGLDSSNGMIERSWDPLTYGLSVRCIRDD, from the coding sequence ATGATTGGATTGAGGCGTGTTCCGCTGGTGATATTTCTGTTCACAGGCTTGATAACTGCGGGGCAGAATCAAGCGGTTGATCTGACTTTCACCGCAGTTGATAATCTGAAGTATGTCATGCTGGACAGCGTCAAAGTAATAAACCGTACACAGGGAATCCAGACTATGGTCTACTGGCCTGACACATCCATAACCGTTGAGATCAATGCCGGGGACCTGATGCTGTGCATCGGCTTCACGACAGTTCATTATGTAGAAATACCTGAAGCCGGCCAGGAAATACAATCATTCCAGCTATATCAAAACTTCCCGAATCCTGCGGATTTCCAAACCGACATCCGCATGTACCTACCGGAAAAAGGAAGGGTTGTCGTAAGGCTTTCGGACCTGCAGGGCAGGACAGTGCTTTCCTCCTCCTGGCAACTTGCTCAGGGCAGTCATTCATTCAGCCTCATTCCCGGACAGTACAGCTTCCTGGTGCTTACGGCCAGCTGGAATGGGATCCACCGCAGCATCAAGATCATTTCAACCGGTCATTCCTTTGGGAACAGGTGCGTACTTGATTACAGGGGGAGCAGTCCTGAGAAAGCAGCAATTGAAAAATCATCTTCTCAGAAGGAGCGTGGAAAGGTCCTGGAATCCGGCATCCTGGATACTCCCGATACGGATAAATCATATACGTTCCAGTTTGCACAAGGCATTCCCTGTCCGGGCACCCCTACCATCGAATATCAGGGACAGACCTACGGCACAATACAGGTCTTCAGTCAGTGCTGGATGAGAGAGAATCTGAACATTGGATCCATGATCTTGAGCGATGGTCCTGGTCAATTGCAGACGGATAACGGCGTTATCGAGAAGTATTGCTGGATAAATGAACCTTTTTACTGCAGTCTCTACGGGGGATTATACGAATGGGATGAAGCTATACAATATGTTCCCGGTGAAGGCACTCAGGGTATCTGTCCGGAAGGCTGGCATATTCCTTCGGATGAGGAGTGGAAGTTGCTGGAAGGAAGTGCCGACAGCGAGTATCCATTAGGAGATCCACAATGGGATCTTGATGGGATACGCGGAACGGATGCTGGCGGGAGCCTGAAGGAAGAGGGGTATACACATTGGGAAAATCCTAACACAGGGGCAACCAATGCCTCTGGCTTTGATGGGCTTCCGGCCTCCTGCCGGGAGGCCGACATTCACGGGTATTTTGGCATGCAGGGTGAGTATGGCTTCTTCTGGACTTCCACGCAGTATGATGCTGAATATGCATGGATGCATCACCTGGACTATTCGTATGCCGGTTCCGGGAGGGGATATCACTATAAGCCAGACGGAAACTCTGTACGCTGCCTCCGGGATGTGATATATCTGCCGTATTCTCTTGATCTGACATTCACCGCTGTCAATAACTCCTCCCATATTCTGATGGATAGCATCGTAGTGATGAACCGGACCCGGGGACAGGAAATCACACTGCTCTGGCCAGATACAGTATTGATCCTGCAAACCGAATTACCCTATTCCATCGGAGATGAACTGCTCTATATAGGGTATTCAAATGCGATGGAGTCCGGTAAATACGGAAAACCTCAGGTCAGTGAAGAGGTGACCTTCCAATTCGCCACCAATATTCCCTGCCCGGGAACGCAAACCGTTTATTGTGACGGCAGATTCTACAATACAGTTCAGATATTCAACCAGTGCTGGCTCAAGGAGAGCCTGAATGCAGGAACCATGATCTCCGGTTCACAGGATATGACAGATAATGGCCTAACGGAGAAATATTGCTACAACAATGACACGTACTATTGTTCCCAGCATGGAGGGCTGTACACCTGGGATGAAATGATGCAGTATGAGGATCAGGAGGGCGCCCGGGGTATCTGCCCGCCTGACTGGCATATTCCATCCGATGATGAGTGGAAATTACTGGAAGGGGGATCGGATAACATGTTCACTATTGGCGATCCGGAATGGGACAGTGTATCTTACCGGGGCTTTGATGCAGGTATGAATTTAAAAACAACCACGGGTTGGGTAGCCCAGGGGAACGGCACTGACCTTTATGGATTTGCAGGTTATCCCGGTGGGAGTCACAGCAATGACGGGACTTTTTCAGGCCTGGGAAGTGATGGTCACTGGATGACATCCTCGGCAGTCAGTGACGATCATGCATGGCTGAGGACGTTAGGGTACCTTGAATCAAAATCGTGCAGAGAACATGGCTTTCGGGAGAATGCATTCAATGTTCGCTGCATCAGGAATGATGTTTACAATGAGACTTTTACGCTGACCTTCACTGCCATCAACGATACTGAGTATGTTCAGCTTGACCAGATAAAGATATCAAACCTTTCCCAGGATGGATCAAAGGTCCTGACGTGGCCCGACACCACACTGCTACTGGAATACGAATTACCCTACAAACCCGGTGATGAACTGCTCCTGGTAGGGTATGCAGGTGCCCAGGAATCCGGTATCATCCTGCAACACGATATCGCTGATACTGTTGTCTTTCAGTTTGCCGCTGGCATTCCCTGCCCCGGGATGCCAACCGTACTATACGGGTCCCAGATTTACAACACAGTACAGATATTCAACCAATGCTGGTTCAAAGAAAATCTCAATTACGGATTAATGGTCCTGGGTTCGCTGGATATGACCGATAATGGATTTGTGGAGAAATATTGTTATGACAATAATCCGGCATATTGCGATTTATATGGTGGCCTCTACCAGTGGGATGAGGTGATGCAGTACACCTTGAAGGAGGGTGCCAGGGGTATTTGTCCCCTTAATTGGCACATTCCGACGGATGACGACTGGATGATTCTTTCAGGAGCAACAGACAGCCAGTACTCCATCGGAAGCCAGATCTGGAACAATAGCGTAGCTGGATTTGATGTGGGAACCAACCTGAAAACCATCGCCGGCTGGATCAATAATGGCAACGGCACTGACCTGTACGGATTTTCAGGTTTACCGGGTGGTTACAACATAACTCCCCTGTACGAGTTCTATTTTATGGGTGATCTTGGTCACTGGTGGACATCCGTCGGAAGCTATTATAGTGCAATGTTCCGGGGGCTTGATTCTTCAAACGGGATGATTGAACGGAGCTGGGATCCGCTGACCTATGGTCTCAGTGTGCGGTGCATCCGGGATGATTAA
- the bglX gene encoding beta-glucosidase BglX, translating to MKSRPLFLTALILLSFLVCYSQKNEISADLQMRFFIDELMRKMTLEEKLGQLNLPAAGDITTGQASSSNIGMKVKSGQVGGLLNIKSVEKIREVQRVAVEESRLGIPLIFGMDVIHGYQTTFPIPLGLAASFDPELIERSARVAAVEASADGICWTFSPMVDIARDPRWGRIAEGAGEDPFLGSRVAEAYVRGYQADDLMKENTILACVKHYALYGAAEAGRDYNTADMSRIRMFNEYLPPYQAAVRAGVGSVMTSFNEVDGIPATGNKWLMTDVLRDQWGFDGFVVTDYTAINEMIAHGMGDLQAVSALALRAGVDMDMVGEGFLTTLLRSLKEGKVTEAQIDQACRRILETKYKLGLFDDPYRYCDLNRPGKDIATEEHTRIARETAARTFVLLKNEDQLLPLEKKGKIALIGPLADNRENMAGMWSVAVDHRESVTVLEGFRSAVGSRAEVVYVKGSNIVDDPRLDRWINSGPPGVDPTRTPEELRKEAVDLASSCDAIVAVMGEAAEMSGESSCRSDISLPGSQRQLLKALLETGKPVVLVLFTGRPLTLTWEQEHLTAILNVWFGGTQAGNAIADVIFGEVNPSGKLPVTFPQNIGQIPLYYNHKSTGRPLAEGEWYQKYRSNYVDVTNEPLYPFGFGLSFTRFSYDDLVLDKTPLSGNQTLTASIDITNTGNYDGSEVVQLYIQDLVGSITRPVKELKGFQKVFIKAGETKTVTFRITPEDLKFYNYDLVYDWEPGEFVIMVGGNSRDVNSGKVFWEK from the coding sequence ATGAAATCAAGACCCTTGTTTTTGACAGCACTCATTTTGTTAAGCTTTCTGGTTTGTTACAGTCAGAAGAATGAGATTTCTGCTGACCTGCAGATGCGTTTTTTTATTGATGAATTGATGAGAAAAATGACCCTGGAAGAGAAGCTCGGTCAGCTGAACCTGCCGGCTGCCGGTGACATCACCACGGGTCAGGCCTCAAGTTCCAACATTGGAATGAAGGTAAAATCAGGCCAGGTTGGCGGGCTGTTGAACATCAAATCGGTGGAGAAGATCCGCGAGGTCCAGAGGGTAGCCGTGGAAGAAAGCCGGCTGGGAATACCGCTCATTTTTGGGATGGATGTCATCCACGGATACCAGACCACCTTTCCCATTCCATTGGGGCTGGCTGCCAGCTTTGATCCGGAGCTGATCGAGCGGAGTGCACGCGTTGCTGCGGTGGAAGCCAGTGCTGATGGCATTTGCTGGACCTTCTCTCCGATGGTCGACATTGCCCGTGACCCGCGCTGGGGACGCATTGCGGAAGGGGCAGGAGAGGACCCCTTTCTTGGCTCACGCGTAGCAGAGGCCTATGTCCGTGGATACCAGGCCGATGATTTGATGAAGGAGAATACGATCCTGGCCTGTGTCAAACATTACGCCCTTTATGGTGCTGCGGAGGCCGGAAGGGACTACAACACCGCCGATATGAGCAGGATAAGGATGTTCAATGAATACCTGCCTCCCTATCAGGCAGCTGTCAGGGCCGGTGTTGGCAGTGTGATGACCTCCTTCAATGAAGTCGACGGGATTCCAGCTACAGGGAACAAGTGGCTGATGACGGATGTACTGCGTGATCAGTGGGGATTTGATGGTTTTGTTGTCACCGATTACACGGCCATTAACGAAATGATCGCACACGGGATGGGTGATCTGCAGGCTGTGTCAGCCCTGGCATTAAGAGCCGGCGTTGACATGGATATGGTGGGAGAAGGTTTCCTGACCACATTGTTGAGATCACTGAAGGAAGGAAAAGTGACTGAAGCGCAGATCGACCAGGCGTGTCGTCGCATCCTGGAAACCAAGTATAAACTTGGATTATTCGATGATCCTTACCGGTACTGTGATCTGAACCGTCCCGGAAAGGATATTGCGACCGAAGAGCATACCCGTATAGCAAGGGAAACAGCCGCTCGGACCTTTGTATTGCTCAAGAACGAAGATCAGCTCCTGCCCCTGGAGAAAAAAGGGAAGATCGCTTTGATCGGGCCGCTGGCCGACAACAGGGAGAATATGGCAGGCATGTGGAGCGTTGCTGTGGATCACCGTGAATCCGTCACCGTCCTCGAAGGGTTCAGAAGTGCTGTTGGAAGCAGGGCCGAGGTTGTTTACGTCAAAGGAAGCAACATCGTGGATGATCCCCGGTTGGACCGCTGGATCAATTCCGGTCCCCCGGGAGTTGATCCCACCCGTACTCCTGAAGAATTAAGGAAAGAAGCCGTTGATCTGGCTTCCTCTTGCGACGCCATCGTCGCTGTCATGGGAGAGGCTGCTGAAATGAGCGGTGAGAGCTCCTGCCGTTCGGATATCTCATTACCGGGAAGCCAGCGGCAACTGCTGAAGGCCTTGCTGGAAACCGGAAAACCTGTCGTTCTGGTACTTTTCACTGGCAGACCGTTGACGTTGACATGGGAACAGGAGCACCTAACGGCCATCCTGAATGTGTGGTTTGGAGGTACCCAGGCTGGCAATGCCATTGCCGACGTGATCTTCGGGGAGGTCAATCCCTCCGGAAAGCTGCCGGTGACTTTCCCGCAAAATATCGGTCAGATACCGCTTTATTACAATCACAAGAGTACAGGCCGCCCGCTCGCCGAAGGGGAGTGGTACCAGAAATACCGTTCCAATTACGTAGATGTCACCAACGAACCGCTTTATCCTTTTGGATTTGGACTGAGTTTTACGCGGTTTTCCTACGATGACCTGGTCCTGGATAAAACGCCGCTTTCAGGGAACCAGACATTGACAGCAAGCATCGACATAACCAACACGGGTAATTACGATGGTTCTGAAGTTGTGCAGCTTTATATTCAGGACCTGGTGGGCAGTATCACCCGGCCTGTGAAAGAGCTGAAGGGATTTCAGAAAGTTTTCATCAAAGCCGGAGAAACAAAAACGGTTACCTTCCGGATCACTCCTGAGGATCTGAAATTTTACAACTATGACCTGGTCTATGACTGGGAACCTGGAGAATTCGTGATCATGGTGGGAGGCAATTCGAGGGATGTGAATTCCGGCAAGGTCTTCTGGGAGAAATAA
- a CDS encoding ParD-like family protein, with amino-acid sequence MPTAVRISDDLIKSARKVSKVENRSLTGQIEYWAKIGQIAEENPELSFKLIKEILLGLEDIRAGEFSEYQLNESG; translated from the coding sequence ATGCCAACAGCTGTAAGAATATCGGATGACCTCATCAAATCAGCCAGAAAAGTCAGTAAAGTTGAGAATCGTTCATTGACCGGACAAATTGAATACTGGGCCAAGATTGGGCAGATTGCTGAAGAAAATCCCGAATTGAGTTTCAAATTGATTAAGGAAATCCTGCTGGGATTGGAGGATATCAGGGCCGGTGAATTTAGTGAATATCAATTGAATGAATCCGGATGA
- a CDS encoding glucoamylase family protein translates to MKSSFLQPFSSLLSPLSFLHSPLSFLLSPLSFLLSPLSSLLSPLFFILPLFLSINATAQSYYYFQDSPLDDYYDYSWLVLTTPSYLELAGYDGHRFPVETVTQAQQGMNSLRLHWKSAAGGYWHAIAAGMDWTAKDLTQTDTLSFYLHAPDGLAKEYLPSVFLEDVNNATTTQFSLTPYSNDLPPGDWVRITVPMELFFSAGDPVDFTRIKTVGWGQNLTDNTEHTLFIDDVRVQVGDGSSPPVATPTGLTAKGYDSHVYLTWEPNTETNLNGYEIFRSKDSGASWIKAGIVSKTTAYFTDFVRSLGTNLSLLYKINALNDANQPSDFTEPVATATYDMTDDELMNMVEEATFRYFWDFAHPVSGLARERNNSGDVVTTGGSGFGVMAILVGIERGFITRQQGVERMLTLVNFLEAADRFHGAWPHWMNGISGDVIPFSTYDNGGDLVETAFMFQGLLAAKQYFDENSPDEQTIRETITQLWETMEWDWYRRNNSNVLYWHWSPSYGWQMNMQVKGYNEAMIVYVLAVASPTHGVPASLWNTGWASSSYYVNGKSFYGYKLDVGWDYGGPLFFAHYSFLGFDPRNKKDEYANYFNNNKSMSLINRAYCIDNPENYPNYSASCWGLTASDDPFGYSVHEPITSRDNGTITPSAALSSMPYTPDESLAALKHFYRDRGADLWGPFGFYDAFNVKENWYADSYLAIDQGPIICMIENHRSGLLWNQFMANPEIGPALESIGFTDDPFAVNDPGYGSGMLSLSCSPNPASENTLLNLEFKKEKTVDIDVVSLTGQKIRSPYSGLCCGQGNNLIVIDLAGVPAGIYFIYILENDRNIGVTKLLKY, encoded by the coding sequence ATGAAATCATCCTTCCTCCAGCCTTTCTCCTCTCTCCTTTCTCCTCTCTCCTTTCTCCACTCTCCTCTCTCCTTTCTCCTCTCTCCTCTCTCCTTTCTCCTCTCTCCTCTCTCCTCTCTCCTCTCTCCTCTCTTTTTCATCCTACCGCTGTTTCTGAGCATAAATGCCACCGCACAGTCTTATTACTACTTCCAGGATAGCCCGTTGGATGACTATTATGATTACAGCTGGCTGGTGCTGACAACGCCGAGTTATCTTGAGCTGGCAGGTTATGACGGCCACCGGTTTCCCGTTGAAACCGTGACACAGGCTCAGCAGGGCATGAATTCCCTCCGGCTTCACTGGAAGTCGGCTGCAGGCGGTTACTGGCACGCCATCGCTGCCGGTATGGACTGGACAGCCAAAGACCTCACCCAGACCGATACGCTGTCATTTTACCTTCACGCTCCTGATGGACTGGCAAAGGAATATCTGCCCTCCGTGTTTCTTGAGGATGTAAACAATGCAACCACGACACAGTTCAGCCTGACACCTTACTCCAATGATCTGCCTCCCGGGGACTGGGTACGGATCACAGTCCCCATGGAACTCTTTTTCTCAGCCGGTGATCCGGTGGATTTTACCCGGATCAAGACCGTAGGATGGGGTCAGAACCTGACGGACAACACGGAACATACCCTGTTCATTGACGATGTCAGGGTGCAGGTGGGGGATGGCAGTTCTCCACCGGTTGCCACGCCGACAGGGCTTACAGCAAAGGGATACGATAGCCACGTTTACCTAACGTGGGAACCGAATACGGAAACGAACCTGAATGGTTATGAAATATTCCGCTCAAAAGACAGCGGAGCTTCCTGGATAAAAGCAGGAATAGTCAGCAAAACAACCGCTTATTTTACAGACTTTGTTCGATCCCTGGGAACAAATCTGAGCCTGTTGTATAAGATCAATGCCCTGAATGACGCCAATCAACCCTCTGATTTCACGGAACCGGTTGCCACCGCTACCTACGACATGACCGATGATGAGCTGATGAACATGGTGGAGGAAGCCACCTTCCGGTACTTCTGGGATTTTGCTCATCCGGTCAGCGGCCTGGCCCGCGAACGGAACAACTCCGGAGATGTTGTCACCACAGGAGGTTCCGGTTTTGGAGTGATGGCCATCCTGGTTGGCATTGAACGGGGATTCATCACGCGCCAGCAGGGTGTTGAAAGGATGCTCACCCTTGTGAACTTCCTGGAAGCCGCTGACAGGTTTCACGGTGCCTGGCCGCACTGGATGAACGGAATCTCGGGGGATGTCATCCCTTTCAGCACGTACGACAATGGCGGCGACCTGGTCGAGACCGCCTTCATGTTCCAGGGCCTGCTCGCAGCAAAACAATATTTTGATGAGAACTCACCGGATGAGCAAACCATCAGGGAAACCATAACACAACTCTGGGAAACGATGGAATGGGACTGGTACCGCCGGAACAACAGCAATGTACTTTACTGGCATTGGTCACCCAGCTACGGCTGGCAGATGAATATGCAGGTCAAAGGCTATAATGAAGCTATGATCGTCTATGTCCTGGCGGTCGCTTCCCCGACACACGGTGTCCCGGCCAGCCTCTGGAATACGGGCTGGGCTTCAAGTTCGTACTATGTGAACGGGAAATCCTTTTACGGTTACAAACTGGATGTTGGCTGGGATTACGGCGGACCGCTCTTCTTTGCCCATTATTCCTTCCTTGGGTTCGATCCCAGGAACAAAAAGGATGAATATGCCAATTATTTCAACAACAATAAGAGTATGAGCCTGATTAACCGGGCGTACTGCATCGACAACCCCGAAAATTATCCAAACTACAGCGCCTCCTGCTGGGGATTGACGGCCAGCGATGATCCGTTTGGCTACAGTGTCCACGAGCCGATCACCTCACGTGATAATGGCACCATCACTCCGTCGGCAGCTTTGTCTTCGATGCCCTACACCCCGGATGAATCCTTGGCCGCCCTGAAACATTTTTACCGAGACCGCGGAGCGGATCTCTGGGGACCCTTTGGATTTTACGATGCTTTCAACGTGAAGGAGAACTGGTATGCTGATTCCTACCTGGCCATCGACCAGGGACCCATCATCTGCATGATCGAAAACCACCGCAGCGGGCTCCTATGGAATCAATTCATGGCAAACCCCGAGATCGGCCCGGCCTTGGAATCCATCGGTTTTACCGATGATCCTTTTGCGGTCAATGATCCGGGATATGGATCCGGAATGCTTTCCCTATCCTGCTCTCCCAACCCGGCCAGCGAAAACACATTGCTTAACCTTGAATTCAAAAAAGAAAAGACTGTTGATATTGACGTTGTGAGCCTGACCGGTCAAAAGATCAGGTCACCTTATTCCGGTCTTTGCTGTGGCCAGGGAAATAATTTAATCGTGATCGATCTGGCCGGAGTCCCAGCCGGAATATATTTCATCTATATACTTGAGAATGATCGTAATATAGGTGTAACAAAATTATTAAAGTATTGA